One Qipengyuania gaetbuli genomic region harbors:
- the moaA gene encoding GTP 3',8-cyclase MoaA, with product MSAAPSMVDSFGRRIDYVRLSVTDRCNLRCTYCMAEEMEFLPRRDLLTLEEISQLAAHLVARGVKRIRLTGGEPLVRKGFTDLARMLGRLLDSGLEELTLTTNGTRLPAMARELRAAGIARINVSLDTLDPDTFARITRGGDVAKVVAGIDAALAAGMAVKINMVALRGVNDGEIVTMARWCGARGCDLSLIETMPLGHVEGERGDTYLPLSEARELLERELTLTPSFHRTGGPSRYVDVAETGRKIGFITPLSDNFCAGCNRIRIAATGTVYGCLGHDQKVELRDIMRSAGAGALDDALDLLLLGKPQRHQFDIARPEPATHRHMSVTGG from the coding sequence ATGAGCGCAGCCCCTTCCATGGTCGACAGCTTCGGGCGCCGGATCGATTACGTCCGGTTGTCGGTCACGGACCGCTGCAACCTTCGTTGCACCTATTGTATGGCCGAAGAGATGGAGTTTCTCCCGCGCCGCGATCTGCTGACGCTGGAGGAAATCTCGCAGCTTGCCGCGCATCTCGTCGCGCGCGGCGTGAAACGCATCAGGCTGACCGGTGGCGAACCGCTGGTCCGAAAGGGGTTCACGGACCTGGCGCGGATGCTGGGGCGCTTGCTCGACAGCGGCCTCGAGGAACTGACGCTGACGACCAACGGGACGCGCCTGCCTGCGATGGCGCGGGAATTGCGCGCTGCCGGGATCGCCCGCATCAATGTTAGCCTCGACACGCTCGATCCCGATACTTTCGCGCGCATCACCCGCGGCGGCGACGTTGCGAAAGTGGTCGCAGGCATCGATGCCGCACTTGCTGCGGGAATGGCGGTGAAGATCAACATGGTCGCCCTGCGCGGTGTCAACGATGGCGAGATCGTCACCATGGCACGCTGGTGCGGCGCGCGCGGCTGCGACCTCTCGCTGATCGAGACGATGCCGCTGGGCCATGTCGAGGGGGAGCGCGGCGACACCTACCTGCCGCTCTCCGAAGCGCGCGAGCTGCTGGAGAGAGAGCTGACGCTGACCCCTTCGTTCCACCGGACGGGCGGCCCCTCGCGCTATGTCGATGTGGCCGAAACCGGCCGGAAAATCGGGTTCATCACCCCGCTGAGCGACAATTTCTGCGCGGGGTGCAATCGCATCCGCATCGCGGCCACCGGGACTGTCTACGGTTGCCTCGGCCATGACCAGAAGGTCGAATTGCGCGATATCATGCGGTCGGCGGGAGCAGGCGCGCTCGACGATGCGCTCGACCTCTTGCTGCTGGGAAAGCCGCAGCGTCACCAGTTCGATATCGCCCGTCCCGAACCTGCCACGCACAGGCACATGAGCGTCACCGGCGGCTGA
- a CDS encoding CaiB/BaiF CoA transferase family protein has protein sequence MGEHAANGPLTGLRVVEFQGIGPGPHVAMMLADLGAEVVRIERPGHQPMNPVVERARHRAAVDLKSEEGQKFVRAALAHADVLIEGFRPGVMERLGLGPDVLLETNPRLVYARMTGWGQDGPLAQAAGHDLNYIAITGALDSIGAKGELPIPPQNLVGDFGGGSMYCAMGILAALYERERSGKGQVVDAAIVDGVTSLMSFFFGQPHSALRTTERGAGLLGGAAHFYRCYECADGKEVSVGAIEPQFYAELLQRADAPEELREGQMNPANWDDYTDRLAAMFKTKTQAEWIVLLEGTDACFAPVVPLDEAKDHPHMKARGAFVEHGGRWHTAPAPRFDRTPGTIRDSAQDGEEVVARWSEGG, from the coding sequence ATGGGCGAACACGCCGCCAACGGACCGCTTACCGGCCTCAGGGTCGTCGAATTCCAGGGCATCGGACCCGGACCCCACGTGGCGATGATGCTTGCCGACCTGGGCGCGGAAGTCGTGCGGATCGAACGGCCCGGCCACCAGCCCATGAACCCTGTCGTCGAACGTGCCCGCCACCGCGCGGCGGTCGATCTCAAGAGCGAGGAAGGGCAGAAATTCGTCCGTGCGGCACTGGCCCATGCCGACGTGCTTATCGAAGGCTTCCGCCCCGGCGTGATGGAGCGGCTGGGGCTGGGTCCCGATGTCCTGCTCGAGACCAACCCGCGGCTCGTCTATGCCCGCATGACCGGCTGGGGACAGGACGGGCCTCTGGCGCAGGCCGCCGGGCACGACCTCAACTATATCGCGATCACCGGCGCGCTCGATTCCATCGGCGCGAAGGGCGAATTGCCGATCCCGCCGCAGAACCTCGTCGGCGATTTCGGCGGCGGTTCGATGTACTGCGCCATGGGCATCCTCGCCGCGCTCTACGAGCGCGAGCGCAGCGGCAAGGGGCAGGTCGTCGACGCCGCAATCGTCGACGGCGTGACCAGCCTGATGAGCTTCTTCTTCGGCCAGCCGCACAGCGCCCTGCGCACGACGGAACGCGGCGCGGGCCTGCTTGGCGGGGCGGCGCATTTCTATCGCTGCTACGAATGTGCCGACGGCAAGGAAGTCAGCGTCGGGGCGATCGAACCGCAGTTCTATGCCGAGCTGCTCCAGCGTGCCGATGCACCCGAGGAATTGCGCGAAGGCCAGATGAACCCAGCCAATTGGGACGACTACACCGATCGCCTCGCGGCCATGTTCAAGACCAAGACGCAGGCCGAATGGATCGTCCTGCTCGAAGGCACCGATGCCTGCTTCGCTCCTGTCGTCCCGCTGGACGAGGCGAAGGACCATCCGCACATGAAGGCGCGCGGCGCTTTCGTCGAACATGGCGGGCGCTGGCACACCGCGCCCGCCCCGCGCTTCGACCGCACGCCGGGCACGATCCGCGACAGTGCGCAGGACGGCGAAGAGGTGGTGGCGCGCTGGAGCGAAGGGGGCTAG
- a CDS encoding aldehyde dehydrogenase family protein yields MRDCTKFYIDGQWVDPVTANTQPVENPATEETIGHISFGSAADVDKAVKAARRAFETFSQTSKEERLRLLRAIQAEIANRKDDLALAVSEEMGAPMSLANGPHTGLLAGHCQTAIEVLEKFEFERQDGPTLHVWEPIGVVGMITPWNWPLNQIACKVFPALATGCTMVLKPSEIAPFDAYIFAEILDAAGVPAGVFNLVNGDGPGVGEAISGHPDIDMVSFTGSTRAGVLIAKNAADTVKRVAQELGGKSPNIILDDSAFTKSVMRGTTAMMGNSGQTCTAPSRMLVPHKRMEEAKVAAREAAEGVIPGDPKGNATIGPVVSKAQWDKIQGLIEKGIEEGATLVAGGPGKPEGLETGHYVKPTVFADVTNDMTIAREEIFGPVLCILGYEDYDDAIRISNDTEYGLASHIMGEDIETAKNLAKRIRAGRVAINGGYDMNAAFGGYKKSGNGREWGEWGFHDFLEVKAVMGFDA; encoded by the coding sequence ATGCGCGATTGCACCAAGTTCTACATCGACGGCCAGTGGGTCGACCCGGTCACCGCCAACACCCAGCCGGTCGAAAATCCCGCCACCGAAGAGACCATCGGTCACATCAGTTTCGGCAGCGCTGCCGACGTCGACAAGGCGGTCAAGGCCGCGCGCCGTGCGTTCGAGACCTTCAGCCAGACGAGCAAGGAGGAACGCCTCCGGCTGCTGCGCGCGATCCAGGCCGAGATCGCCAATCGCAAGGACGATCTCGCGCTCGCCGTGAGCGAGGAAATGGGCGCGCCGATGAGCCTTGCGAACGGTCCGCACACCGGCCTGCTCGCAGGGCACTGCCAGACCGCCATCGAGGTGCTCGAGAAGTTCGAGTTCGAACGGCAGGACGGCCCGACGCTGCACGTGTGGGAGCCGATCGGCGTGGTCGGCATGATCACTCCGTGGAACTGGCCGCTGAACCAGATCGCCTGCAAGGTCTTCCCGGCACTGGCGACGGGCTGCACCATGGTGCTCAAGCCCAGCGAGATCGCGCCGTTCGACGCCTATATCTTTGCCGAAATCCTCGATGCGGCAGGCGTGCCGGCGGGTGTCTTCAACCTCGTCAACGGCGACGGGCCGGGTGTCGGCGAGGCGATTTCGGGCCATCCCGACATCGACATGGTCAGCTTTACCGGCTCGACCCGTGCAGGCGTGCTGATCGCCAAGAATGCGGCCGACACGGTCAAACGCGTGGCGCAGGAACTGGGCGGGAAGAGCCCGAACATCATCCTCGACGACAGCGCCTTCACTAAGTCGGTCATGCGCGGCACCACCGCGATGATGGGCAATTCGGGTCAGACCTGCACCGCGCCTAGCCGCATGCTCGTGCCGCACAAGCGCATGGAAGAAGCCAAGGTCGCCGCGAGGGAGGCTGCCGAGGGTGTCATCCCCGGCGATCCCAAGGGCAATGCCACCATCGGTCCGGTCGTTTCCAAGGCCCAGTGGGACAAGATCCAGGGCCTCATCGAAAAGGGCATCGAGGAAGGCGCGACGCTGGTCGCCGGCGGTCCGGGCAAGCCCGAGGGGCTGGAGACCGGCCATTACGTCAAGCCGACCGTCTTTGCCGATGTCACCAACGACATGACCATCGCGCGCGAGGAAATCTTCGGGCCGGTGCTCTGCATCCTCGGCTACGAGGATTACGACGATGCGATCCGCATCTCGAACGATACCGAATACGGGCTCGCCAGCCACATCATGGGCGAGGATATCGAGACCGCGAAAAACCTCGCCAAGCGCATTCGCGCAGGCCGCGTGGCGATCAACGGCGGTTACGACATGAATGCAGCTTTCGGCGGCTACAAGAAGTCGGGCAATGGCCGTGAATGGGGCGAGTGGGGCTTCCACGACTTCCTCGAGGTCAAGGCCGTCATGGGGTTCGACGCGTAA
- a CDS encoding acyl-CoA dehydrogenase family protein: protein MDFTIPQDLEDYYAELVALIEAEIEPLVAKDDNIRFFDHRREYARTNFEEGGLPRHEWEDLLRQARKVADEAGHWRFSAPKKYGGKDGSNLWMAVIRDRFAQRGLGLHNDLQNEHSIVGNFPFVAMFETFGTEEQKQEFILGGFEGTRRVAFGLTEPHHGSDATHMETRAVRETRDGVAGWRIDGEKMWITGMHVATHCALFARTDGEDGSARGITCFLVPNPTEGLEIEEWLWTFNMPTDHPRLSLNNVWVPDSAILGQEGRGLALAQSFVHQNRIRQAASSLGAAQYCVEESVKYARERKPFGEELARNQAIQFPLVELATQCEMLRLLIYKTAWEMDNMPHEEIERTISDKVSMCNYWANRLVCQAADRAMQVHGGIGYSRHKPFEHIYRHHRRYRITEGAEEIQMRKVAAYLFGYLGPRRKG from the coding sequence ATGGACTTCACGATCCCGCAGGACCTCGAGGACTATTACGCCGAACTCGTCGCCTTAATCGAAGCCGAGATCGAGCCGCTGGTCGCGAAGGACGACAACATCCGCTTCTTCGACCACCGCCGCGAATATGCGCGGACCAATTTCGAGGAAGGCGGACTGCCGCGCCACGAATGGGAAGACCTGTTGCGGCAGGCGCGCAAGGTGGCCGACGAGGCCGGGCACTGGCGCTTTTCCGCGCCGAAGAAATACGGCGGCAAGGACGGGTCGAACCTGTGGATGGCGGTCATCCGCGACCGTTTCGCCCAGCGCGGCCTTGGCCTGCACAACGACCTCCAGAACGAACATTCGATCGTCGGCAATTTCCCCTTCGTCGCCATGTTTGAGACTTTCGGCACCGAAGAACAGAAGCAGGAATTCATCCTCGGCGGTTTCGAAGGCACGCGCCGCGTCGCCTTCGGCCTGACCGAACCGCATCACGGCTCCGACGCCACCCACATGGAAACCCGCGCGGTCCGCGAAACGCGTGACGGGGTAGCAGGCTGGCGGATCGACGGCGAGAAGATGTGGATCACCGGCATGCATGTCGCCACCCACTGCGCGCTCTTCGCCCGCACCGACGGCGAGGACGGCTCGGCCCGCGGCATTACCTGCTTCCTCGTCCCCAACCCGACGGAGGGGCTGGAGATCGAAGAGTGGCTGTGGACCTTCAACATGCCCACCGACCACCCGCGCCTGTCATTGAACAATGTCTGGGTGCCCGACAGCGCGATCCTGGGGCAGGAAGGCCGCGGCCTCGCGCTGGCGCAGAGCTTCGTGCACCAGAACCGCATCCGCCAGGCCGCCTCCTCGCTCGGCGCGGCACAGTATTGCGTCGAGGAGAGCGTGAAATACGCCCGCGAACGCAAGCCCTTCGGCGAGGAACTGGCGCGCAACCAGGCAATCCAGTTCCCGCTGGTCGAACTGGCGACCCAATGCGAAATGCTCCGCCTGCTGATCTACAAGACCGCGTGGGAGATGGACAACATGCCCCACGAGGAGATCGAGCGGACCATCTCCGACAAGGTGTCCATGTGCAATTACTGGGCGAACCGCCTCGTGTGCCAGGCTGCCGACCGCGCTATGCAGGTGCACGGCGGGATCGGCTATTCACGGCACAAGCCCTTCGAGCACATCTATCGCCACCACCGCCGCTACCGCATCACGGAAGGCGCGGAGGAGATCCAGATGCGGAAGGTCGCCGCCTACCTGTTCGGCTATCTCGGGCCGAGGCGTAAGGGCTAG
- a CDS encoding phosphotransferase family protein, translating into MGDSSIELAEGLARAIARAGLPRPGTPERLTGGATMESWRFSAGGEDFVLRRAPSLEFMKDRPFGHATEAAVIEAARGAGVTAPEVVCVLEEADGIGSGFVMRALPGTPDPRAIQAMEGQDALLAECASQLARIHSLGASDLPADVPVMDYREAIARLRDQFEEAGADRPVIALGLRWLEDNCPDPVEPVLNHGDFRLGNLLAKDGRLTGVLDWELAHLGDWHEDLAFGCMAVWRFARYDRPGLGLGSMEHYLDAYEASGGRQVDRARYRFWTIYRTVWWAIGCLRMASYWRSGEDRMLERTVISRRTSEQEVDLLLLLEQDAPEEERARPIALPELAEETGEASDGEIATAISEWLGTIKDRMEGHDRFQLAVARNALGMIARSQASRIRNDDPALSGALLDGEVDLSSPGLLAELKSAALAKLAADVPKYPALAVARKLWTGAD; encoded by the coding sequence ATGGGAGATTCTTCGATAGAGCTGGCTGAAGGGCTGGCCCGCGCGATCGCTCGCGCCGGGCTTCCCCGCCCCGGCACACCAGAACGCCTTACAGGCGGCGCGACGATGGAAAGCTGGCGCTTCTCGGCCGGAGGCGAGGATTTCGTCCTGCGCCGTGCACCCAGCCTCGAATTCATGAAGGACCGCCCCTTCGGCCATGCGACCGAAGCGGCCGTGATCGAGGCTGCCCGCGGTGCCGGGGTTACCGCACCCGAAGTGGTTTGCGTGCTGGAAGAGGCCGACGGCATCGGCAGCGGTTTCGTCATGCGCGCGCTTCCCGGAACGCCCGACCCGCGCGCCATCCAGGCGATGGAAGGGCAGGACGCGCTGCTGGCCGAATGCGCTTCGCAGCTTGCCCGGATCCATTCGCTGGGCGCAAGCGACCTGCCTGCCGATGTCCCGGTGATGGATTACCGCGAGGCGATCGCCCGCCTGCGCGACCAGTTCGAGGAAGCGGGCGCGGACCGCCCGGTGATCGCGCTGGGCCTGCGCTGGCTGGAGGACAATTGCCCCGATCCGGTCGAGCCCGTGCTCAATCACGGTGATTTCCGGCTCGGCAATCTGCTGGCCAAGGATGGCAGGCTGACCGGCGTGCTCGACTGGGAGCTCGCCCACCTCGGCGACTGGCACGAGGATCTCGCCTTCGGCTGCATGGCGGTCTGGCGCTTTGCCCGATACGACCGCCCTGGCCTCGGCCTCGGCAGCATGGAGCATTACCTCGATGCCTACGAGGCAAGCGGCGGGCGGCAGGTGGACCGTGCCCGGTACCGCTTCTGGACGATCTACCGCACCGTCTGGTGGGCCATCGGCTGCCTGCGCATGGCCTCCTACTGGCGCAGCGGCGAGGACCGGATGCTCGAACGCACCGTCATCTCGCGCCGGACCAGCGAGCAGGAGGTCGACCTGCTCCTGCTGCTCGAACAGGACGCGCCGGAGGAAGAACGCGCCCGCCCGATCGCACTGCCCGAATTGGCAGAGGAAACCGGCGAGGCGAGCGACGGCGAAATCGCCACAGCGATCTCCGAATGGCTCGGCACGATCAAGGACCGGATGGAAGGGCATGACCGGTTCCAGCTGGCCGTAGCCCGCAATGCATTGGGCATGATCGCGCGCAGCCAGGCATCCCGCATCAGGAACGACGACCCGGCACTTTCCGGCGCCTTGCTGGACGGCGAGGTCGATTTGTCCTCGCCGGGGCTGCTGGCCGAACTGAAAAGCGCCGCGCTTGCCAAGTTGGCCGCCGACGTGCCCAAATATCCCGCGCTGGCGGTTGCCCGCAAACTCTGGACCGGAGCAGATTGA